In Leptospira saintgironsiae, the DNA window AGGAGCTAAAAAGGTATATTATAAACATTCCGATCTAAACGACCTAGAAGGTTTATTAAAAAAACATTCTGGCACCAAACATAAGATGATCGTCACCGAGTCTGTCTTCAGTATGGACGGAGACAAAACTGATATACCTGCATTAATAGATCTGAAAGAAAAATACGGAGCACTTCTGTATATAGATGAGGCTCATGCAATCGGGCTTTTCGGGAAAGAAGGGGCCGGAGTTTCCTTAGAAGAAAATATCTCCAGACATTCTGAAATAGATTTTAGAATGTCTACCTTAGGAAAAGCATTAGGTTTAGAGGGTGCTATCATCTCTACTACCAAAGACGCCAGAAAATATTTACTTCATTCTGCCCGGACATTTGTGTTCTCTACTGGTCCACTTCCTGCGATTGCTCATGCAGGCAAAGTTGCAATTCGTATTGCAAGACAGATGGATCATGAAAGAAGACTATTGGAAGAAAATTCAGAATTTTTCCGAGATTCACTTCATCAGATAGGAAGAGATACAGGAAATTCTAATACTCAAATCATTCCGATTCTTTTAGGTTCCGAAGAAGAAGCATTAGAACTTTCCTCTAGTTTAGAACAAAACGGATTCCAAGCTAAGGCGATCCGTCCTCCAACTGTTGATATTTCCAGGATCAGAGTTTCTCTAAATTCCAAGATCAAAAGAGAAGAGTTAGAAAAATTCGTACAGTTGGTTCGGGAGAATTAAGTTTGTCCATTTTTGTAACCGGAACCGGGACCGATATTGGTAAAACTTTTTTCTGCTCTCTTGTGATGGCTAAGTATGCGGAAGAGCTTGGACTAAAATATTTAAAACCGATCCAAACAGGAACAGATTCTGACAGAGTGAAAATCATGAATCTTACCGGTTTAAATGAGTCTTACTTTCTAAAAAATTATTATACATTCGAACTTCCTGCTTCTCCTCATTTAGCTTCTGAAATGGAAAATACATCCGTAGACACAGATGAATTATCGAGACATCTATTTAGTGTTAAGGATGCCAAGATATTGGTAGAAGGAGCCGGAGGTGTTTATGTTCCTCTCAATCGTTATTATTTTACAGCTGATCTAGTGGAACAGGCAAAAATTCCATTGGTACTCGTTGCTTCTACTGAACTTGGAACAATCAATCATACATTATTATCTATTGATGCTCTTCGAAAAAGAGAGATCAAGGTTTTAGGAGTTTATTTTATAGGTCCTGAAAATCCACTTCGCTCAGACAATATTAGGACCATTATAGAAGCGGCTGAAATCGGACTTTTGGGAACATTTCTTCTTCCTAATAGAAAATTATCTAGAAAAGAATTCTTAGATAAGGTTGCAAATGAATTCGATCCGGATAGGATCCTCCCGGACTTACTTTTCCCTTGATCTGGCATCCATACACAATCCAACTAGATTCTGATCCTCCTTTAAAGATAGTTTCTGCGAAGGGAGAATTTCTATATGATGAAAATGGAAAAGAATATATAGATGCGATCTCTTCTTGGTGGGTGAGCATCCACGGTCATAATCATCCCAAACTTGTGGAAGCCGTTAAAAAACAGTTAGATTCCTTAGATCATGTACTTCTCGCAGGTTTTACACATCCTCCTGCATTGGAACTCGCACATGAACTTTTAGAATTCACCGACTGGAATTTTCGTAAAGTTGTCTATTCAGATAACGGTTCGACTGCACTCGAGATCATGCTGAAGATTGCTCTTCAGTATTTTAGGAACCAAGGTAGAGAAAAGAAAAAGGTATTTATCAACTTCTCCTATTCATATCATGGGGACACAATCGGTGCAATGAGCGTAGGAGGGGATTCTGTATTTAACAGGGTATTCCAAAGCCTTTTATTCCAGACCAAAAATTTCCCTTCTCCTGCCTGCCATGATTGCCCTGTGTCCAAGTCCCCACATTCCTGTGCAGAAGATTGTTTGGATGAATTAGAAGCATATTTATCTGCTCACTCCGAAGAAGTAGTGGGAGTCGTAATGGAACCTTTGATCGCAGGTGCTGGTGGAATGTTATTCCATAAACCAAGCGTTCTTACAAGGTTAAGAGAGATCACCGAACGTCATGATGTACTTCTTCTTTTGGACGAGGTATTTACAGGTTTTGGAAGAACTGGTGCAAATTTTGCCTACCAAAAGGCAGGTATTCGCCCAGATA includes these proteins:
- the bioD gene encoding dethiobiotin synthase, encoding MSIFVTGTGTDIGKTFFCSLVMAKYAEELGLKYLKPIQTGTDSDRVKIMNLTGLNESYFLKNYYTFELPASPHLASEMENTSVDTDELSRHLFSVKDAKILVEGAGGVYVPLNRYYFTADLVEQAKIPLVLVASTELGTINHTLLSIDALRKREIKVLGVYFIGPENPLRSDNIRTIIEAAEIGLLGTFLLPNRKLSRKEFLDKVANEFDPDRILPDLLFP
- the bioA gene encoding adenosylmethionine--8-amino-7-oxononanoate transaminase, with the protein product MIWHPYTIQLDSDPPLKIVSAKGEFLYDENGKEYIDAISSWWVSIHGHNHPKLVEAVKKQLDSLDHVLLAGFTHPPALELAHELLEFTDWNFRKVVYSDNGSTALEIMLKIALQYFRNQGREKKKVFINFSYSYHGDTIGAMSVGGDSVFNRVFQSLLFQTKNFPSPACHDCPVSKSPHSCAEDCLDELEAYLSAHSEEVVGVVMEPLIAGAGGMLFHKPSVLTRLREITERHDVLLLLDEVFTGFGRTGANFAYQKAGIRPDMVALAKGLTAGILPLAVTLVREEIYKEFLSSEPLKAFYHGHTMTGYPPGCASALASLRIYKEENRLADVKQLESYLEEGWSKLRAEFPDKIKNTRVLGSVGVGELFTGKAQPGYVNPFAREFRRICQEKGVILRPLGNVIYITPPYNISKSSLDKVFQAILEGLTAYKIQD
- a CDS encoding aminotransferase class I/II-fold pyridoxal phosphate-dependent enzyme; the protein is MRVLDPPSGLDLCSNDYLGLSNHPEIIQALKEGIDIYGAGSTASRLVRGHRRVFEELENDFSNWVQSEDSLFFANGYSANLGTISCVADPSYTIFCDRKNHASLMDGVRLSGAKKVYYKHSDLNDLEGLLKKHSGTKHKMIVTESVFSMDGDKTDIPALIDLKEKYGALLYIDEAHAIGLFGKEGAGVSLEENISRHSEIDFRMSTLGKALGLEGAIISTTKDARKYLLHSARTFVFSTGPLPAIAHAGKVAIRIARQMDHERRLLEENSEFFRDSLHQIGRDTGNSNTQIIPILLGSEEEALELSSSLEQNGFQAKAIRPPTVDISRIRVSLNSKIKREELEKFVQLVREN